The genomic DNA TTCAAAGAGAGGTTGGCAGAACTGGGATATACCTTGAGCGAAGAAGACCTGAATCGCGCCTTTATCGCCTTCAAGGAACTGGCAGATAAGAAAAAGGATGTCACCGATCGCGATATCGAGAGACTTGTGGCCCAGGAGATGCGCACTATTTCTGAAACGTACCATCTGGATCACGTTGAGGTTTCCTGTGGTGACCACAGTATACCCACGGCTACGGTGAGGCTCATTGGCCCTGATGGCAAGGTCTTTGCTGATGCTGCTCTGGGTACCGGGCCTGTAGACGCTGTGTATAAGGCCATCAACCGCATCATCGGCGTACCCAACAGGCTTACCGAATTCAGCGTCAATTCAGTTACTGCTGGAATCGATGCCATGGGTGAGGTCTTGATCAGGATTGAAAGCGATGGCGTGACCTATACCGGACGTGGAGTTGCCACCGACATTATCGTTGCCAGCGCCAGAGCCTATATGAATGCCCTCAATAGGCTGCTGGCAGCTAAGAAGAGGAATCCAGTTGACGCTGGCTGAGAAAATCCTCGCCGCTCATGCTGGTAAAGATAAGGTCACTCCCGGCGAGTTAATAAGCGTCAGGGTCGATCTTGTCCTTTCCAATGACATTACTGCCCCCATCGCTATCAAAGAGTTCCAGCGTATTGGGGTGAAGAAGGTCTTTGATCCTCAGAAAGTGGTCATGGTCCCTGACCACTTTATCCCTAACAAGGATATCCTTTCCGCAGAGCAGGCCAAACTGATGCGGGAGTTTGCCTTGGAGCAGGGCCTGGTCTATTTTGAGGTCGGCCGGATGGGCATTGAACATGTGCTTCTGCCGGAGCAGGGCCTGGTGCTTCCCGGGGATGTGGTCATTGGGGCGGATTCCCATACCTGCACCTATGGGGCACTGGGATCCTTTGCCACTGGAATGGGATCAACAGATATTGCCTCAGCAATGGCCTGTGGCGAGATATGGATGAAGGTCCCTCCGACTATAAGGTTTGTCTATCAGGGAAAGTTGCGCCGGTGGGTAGGGGGCAAAGACCTTATTCTTTACACCATCGGCAATATCGGGGTGGATGGCGCCCTCTATGCGGCGATGGAATTTGCAGGCGAAGCCATCAGGGTGCTCTCCATGGACGGGCGCTTCACCATGGCCAACATGGCCATCGAAGCGGGCGCTAAAGCAGGTATCTTCGAGGTGGATGATAAGACCCTTGAATACGTCCGGCCGAGGGCCAAGCGGCCGTACCAGGTTTACAAGTCAGACAAAGATGCCCGATATGCCAGGGTCATTGAATACGATGTCTCATCGCTGGAGCCCCAGGTTGCCTTTCCTCATATACCCTCGAACACCAGGCCTGTCAGCCAGGTTGGGGAGATTGAGATTGACCAGGTGGTCATAGGCAGTTGCACCAATGGCAGGTTTGAGGATCTGCAGATTGCAGCCCAGATACTCAGGGGCAGACAGGTGCACCCCAGGTTGCGCTGCGTCATCATTCCTGGCACCCAGCATGTATATCTTGAGGCTCTTAGAGAGGGCCTGATCGAGGCCTTCGTCAATTCAGGGGCTGTGGTGAGCACTCCTACCTGTGGCCCTTGCCTGGGCGGTTACATGGGCGTTCTGGCGGCTGGTGAGCGCTGTGTCTCCACCACGAATCGAAATTTCGTAGGCAGGATGGGAAGCTCCGAATCTGAAGTCTATCTGGCCAACCCCGCCGTGGCAGCGGCGAGCGCTATTGCAGGCAGGATTGCCAGCCCTGAAGAGGTGGTAAGTTGAAGTTGACGGGCAAGGTGCACAAATATGGCGCCAATGTGGATACGGATGCCATTGTCCCGGCACGTTATTTGAATATCTCTGATCCTGCCGGGTTGGCCAAGCATTGCATGGAAGGTATTGACACGCAATTCGTACAGATGGTGCGTTCTGGGGATATTGTCGTCGCCGAGACAAATTTCGGTTGCGGCTCCTCCAGGGAGCATGCTCCTCTGGCGATCAAGGCATCCGGTATCTCCTGCGTTATCGCCAGAAGCTTTGCTCGCATCTTCTTCCGCAATGCTATCAATATAGGTCTGCCCATTCTGGAATGCGGCGAAGCGGTGGAGGTAACGCAACCCGGCGATATCCTGGAAGTCGAGCTCGAAACGGGCGCCATCAAGAATGTTACCAGAGGTCGGGTATTTCAAGCCAAGCCGTATCCCGAGTTTATGTTAGAGCTCATTGTGGCTGGAGGGCTTATCGAGCATACCAGGAGGAGACTCAAGGCAAAGGGAGTGATTCTATGAAGTTTGATATAACTGTTTTACCTGGTGATGGCGTTGGCCCGGAGGTGGTAGTGGAGGCAGTCAAAGTGCTGGAGACAGTGGGCAAGGAATTTGGACATGAGTTCCGCCTGCACTATGGGGATATCGGCGGTGTTGCTATTGACCAGTCCGGCGTTGCCCTGACTGCTGAAGCCCTGAAGATGTGCAAACGGGGCCATGCAGTGCTGCTGGGGGCTGTGGGTGGCCCTAAATGGGATGACCCTCTGGCCAAGATTCATCCTGAGGATGGCCTTCTAGCGTTGCGCAAAGGATTGAGGCTTTTTGCTAACCTCCGGCCGGTCAAGATATTCCCTGTGCTTGTCGATTGCACTACTCTGAAGCCTGAGATTGTCAGGGGGGTGGATCTGGTGGTGGTGCGTGAGCTTACTGGCGGGCTCTACTTTGGCAAACCCAAGAAGCGCTGGCAGACCTCCCAAGGCAGACGGGCTGTGGACAGCATGCTTTATTCGGAAAAAGAAATCGAGCGTATCCTGAGAGTGGGATTTGAGCTAGCCATGAGTCGGCGGAAGAAGCTGGTCTCAGTGGACAAGGCGAATGTTTTGGAGTCCTCACGGCTCTGGCGGCAGATGGCTACGGAAGTGGCTGCCGAGTACCCCGGAGTAGAACTGGAACATATGCTGGTGGACGCCTGTGCCATGAGGCTGATACAGCGTCCTACCTACTTTGATGTTGTCGTCACTGAGAACATGTTCGGTGATATCCTGACTGATGAGGCATCGATGCTGGCTGGCTCCATGGGAATGCTGCCGTCGGCCAGCCTGGCAGCAGTGCCCAAAGCGGGCGTGATGACCTTTGGACTTTATGAGCCGATTCATGGCAGCGCCCCCAAGAGGGCGGGCCAGAATATGGCCAACCCGATTGCTACTATCCTGAGCTGTGCCATGATGCTGCGCTACTCCTTCGGTCTGGAGACAGAGGCAAAGGCCGTGGAGAAAGCGGTGACCAGTGTCCTGGAAGCAGGCTACCGCACCTATGACATCATGGAAGAGGGGCGAACCAGGGTGGGGACGAAGGAAATGGGCGCTCTGATTGTGAAGGGCGTAAAGGCATGATGTCGTGTATGGTTCAGCTTCCCGAACGGGCGTAGCCAATCTACCCCTACACTATGGTAAGACACCTCCCTGGCTGTTTCAGGCGAAGATAGGCAGTACAGAAAAGAGAGAGTCCTTGAGTCGGCTCGACAAAGGTTTCCGCTATGCCTGAGACACTGGGTGGACCGAGGCAGTCCTCAGATAGCCATGGCATCTGCCTTTATCTGAAGGGCGAATGGTCCCTGCCCTGACGTGTTTGACTGCAAGCTTAATTTGGCTGTAATCTTAAGTTTGAAATGCGTATTATTGCTGGCAGTGTGAAGGGAGCAAGGCTCAACTCTCCGAAGTCCTACCTGCGTCCCACGACCGGACTGGTTCGAGGGGCCATATTCTCCATCCTGCAACCCATGGTCGGCGAGGTCTGGCAGACCCTTGACCTCTACGCTGGGAGTGGTGCGTTGGGGATAGAAGCCCTCAGCCGTGGTGCCAGTTGGGTGGATTTCGTGGAGCATGATGCGAGATCCTGCACCGTAATCAAGGAAAATCTGGAGAGAACAGGGTTCACATCACAGGCGAAGGTCTACTGTTGCAGCGTTACCAAGGCACTTTCTATACTCAGCAAGGAGTATGACGTGGTGTTATTGGACCCTCCCTACTCCGATCCCTCACTGGTAAGCACCTTGAATAGCCTGTTCGATTCTTGCCTTGTTGGAGGAACCTCTACGGTAGTGGTGCAACATTCGACTCGTCAGCCACTGCCCGAGGAGTTCAGGCAATCCCGCATGGTCAAGAGTCGGCGTTATGGCGATACCTCCATTTCATTCTATCAGCAGGAGGGTGTAAATTGAGAATAGCGCTTTATCCCGGCAGCTTTGACCCGGTGACCAAGGGCCACGTTGATGTTGCCACCAGGGCAGCAGCCCTCTTTGATCATCTGGTTATCGGTGTTTTTGATGCTCCTCCGAAGAACCTCCTCTTTACTACGGAGGAGAGGGAGGAATTGCTCAAAAAGGCAACGTCCCATCTAACCAATGTAAGCGTGGAACCATACACCACACTTACTATTGAATTTGCCAAGAAGATAGGGGCGAAGTTCATCGTGAGGGGGTTGCGGATGGGCTCTGATTTTGAGCGAGAGTTTGACATGGCGCTCATGAACCGGAAGCTTTGCCCGGAAGTCGATACCATCTGTCTTATGTCCAGTGCAGAATATCAGTTTATCAGTTCCAGTCTGCTTAAAGAGGCGGCACAGGGAGGTGGTGATGTCCGTGTCTTTGTGCCCGAATGCTCTGCCATTGCCTTGAGGAAGAAGCTCATGGCCAAGTCCAAGAGAACATAGAAGGAGGTATTTCTGATGGCTTACAAGATTACGGATGAGTGCATCAGTTGTGGAGCCTGCGAGGTAGAATGCAAGAACAATGCTATCAAGACAGAGGACGCGATTTATGTGATTGATCCAGGCAAGTGCAGTGAGTGTGTTGGCTGGTACTCATCCCAGAAGTGTGTAGAGCAATGTCCTGTGGACTGCTGTGTACCCGATCCTGATCATAAGGAAACCCGTGAGCAACTCCTGGAGAAGTGGAAGAAGCAGAATCCGGGGAAGACGCCCGCCGCTACATAGCGATCAGCATGTAATATGCAGGATGGCTCTTGCCTTCCTGCTTTGGCATATCAACTAGTGCAGTTTGCCAACTGCCTCATGAGAGGGAAGGGCCGACATTAGCTGAACCCTTCTATCTTCTGGGGCCATGGGCTCTCGTATTCTCATGGTTTCCGCCTAAGTGAATAATTCTGTGACCACGTTCAATTTATCGGGAAGGAGAGCGAGCAGAAGCCGGAAGCTATCTATCAGTAACCTGGCGAGAGCAGAATTGCCAATGGCATCTTCTACTCCGGATGCGCCAACGCCGCCCGCCCACTTACCCACAGCTATCATGACAGCGGCAGCCAGCAGGGCTCCGACAAACAGGCCGAGGAGTGCCCCTCCGAGCGAATCGAGCCAGCCCAGCATGATCAATTTGATGAATTGCTTTATTATGGTGCCCACCAGGTGGAATATCAC from Chloroflexota bacterium includes the following:
- the leuC gene encoding 3-isopropylmalate dehydratase large subunit gives rise to the protein MQLTLAEKILAAHAGKDKVTPGELISVRVDLVLSNDITAPIAIKEFQRIGVKKVFDPQKVVMVPDHFIPNKDILSAEQAKLMREFALEQGLVYFEVGRMGIEHVLLPEQGLVLPGDVVIGADSHTCTYGALGSFATGMGSTDIASAMACGEIWMKVPPTIRFVYQGKLRRWVGGKDLILYTIGNIGVDGALYAAMEFAGEAIRVLSMDGRFTMANMAIEAGAKAGIFEVDDKTLEYVRPRAKRPYQVYKSDKDARYARVIEYDVSSLEPQVAFPHIPSNTRPVSQVGEIEIDQVVIGSCTNGRFEDLQIAAQILRGRQVHPRLRCVIIPGTQHVYLEALREGLIEAFVNSGAVVSTPTCGPCLGGYMGVLAAGERCVSTTNRNFVGRMGSSESEVYLANPAVAAASAIAGRIASPEEVVS
- a CDS encoding 3-isopropylmalate dehydratase small subunit codes for the protein MKLTGKVHKYGANVDTDAIVPARYLNISDPAGLAKHCMEGIDTQFVQMVRSGDIVVAETNFGCGSSREHAPLAIKASGISCVIARSFARIFFRNAINIGLPILECGEAVEVTQPGDILEVELETGAIKNVTRGRVFQAKPYPEFMLELIVAGGLIEHTRRRLKAKGVIL
- the leuB gene encoding 3-isopropylmalate dehydrogenase; amino-acid sequence: MKFDITVLPGDGVGPEVVVEAVKVLETVGKEFGHEFRLHYGDIGGVAIDQSGVALTAEALKMCKRGHAVLLGAVGGPKWDDPLAKIHPEDGLLALRKGLRLFANLRPVKIFPVLVDCTTLKPEIVRGVDLVVVRELTGGLYFGKPKKRWQTSQGRRAVDSMLYSEKEIERILRVGFELAMSRRKKLVSVDKANVLESSRLWRQMATEVAAEYPGVELEHMLVDACAMRLIQRPTYFDVVVTENMFGDILTDEASMLAGSMGMLPSASLAAVPKAGVMTFGLYEPIHGSAPKRAGQNMANPIATILSCAMMLRYSFGLETEAKAVEKAVTSVLEAGYRTYDIMEEGRTRVGTKEMGALIVKGVKA
- the rsmD gene encoding 16S rRNA (guanine(966)-N(2))-methyltransferase RsmD, translated to MRIIAGSVKGARLNSPKSYLRPTTGLVRGAIFSILQPMVGEVWQTLDLYAGSGALGIEALSRGASWVDFVEHDARSCTVIKENLERTGFTSQAKVYCCSVTKALSILSKEYDVVLLDPPYSDPSLVSTLNSLFDSCLVGGTSTVVVQHSTRQPLPEEFRQSRMVKSRRYGDTSISFYQQEGVN
- the coaD gene encoding pantetheine-phosphate adenylyltransferase, producing the protein MRIALYPGSFDPVTKGHVDVATRAAALFDHLVIGVFDAPPKNLLFTTEEREELLKKATSHLTNVSVEPYTTLTIEFAKKIGAKFIVRGLRMGSDFEREFDMALMNRKLCPEVDTICLMSSAEYQFISSSLLKEAAQGGGDVRVFVPECSAIALRKKLMAKSKRT
- a CDS encoding YfhL family 4Fe-4S dicluster ferredoxin, coding for MAYKITDECISCGACEVECKNNAIKTEDAIYVIDPGKCSECVGWYSSQKCVEQCPVDCCVPDPDHKETREQLLEKWKKQNPGKTPAAT
- a CDS encoding CvpA family protein translates to MTWVDGVIIVVALIGAFAGFRQGLILAIFGFLGLIAGVAFAGWAAGPLADKISPSGAEWAYVLAFILVLIIVMVIFHLVGTIIKQFIKLIMLGWLDSLGGALLGLFVGALLAAAVMIAVGKWAGGVGASGVEDAIGNSALARLLIDSFRLLLALLPDKLNVVTELFT